Proteins encoded within one genomic window of Chlorobaculum sp. MV4-Y:
- a CDS encoding TonB-dependent receptor plug domain-containing protein encodes MKNTNDILLKFKPLATLLVSLAMAPVSAPAAEVQSEEIVVKGTVNATQGSIESKRLKSSDTTTMLEDTAGVNVQSAGGVSGLPVINGLADDRLLIAVDNMLVCSACGNHMNPPLSYMPSSSVGNIYVNSCVVPVSKGGDSIGGMIHVESATAALCC; translated from the coding sequence GCTTGCTACACTTCTGGTTTCCCTGGCAATGGCTCCGGTGTCGGCTCCGGCAGCCGAGGTGCAGTCCGAGGAGATTGTCGTCAAAGGGACGGTTAATGCAACGCAAGGTTCGATTGAGTCGAAACGCCTGAAGAGCAGCGATACGACGACGATGCTCGAAGACACTGCTGGCGTCAACGTTCAGTCCGCAGGCGGGGTCTCCGGTCTGCCGGTCATCAACGGTCTGGCCGATGACCGGTTGCTGATCGCTGTCGATAACATGCTCGTCTGCTCGGCGTGCGGCAACCATATGAACCCGCCGCTCTCCTACATGCCCTCTTCAAGCGTCGGGAACATCTATGTTAACTCCTGCGTCGTCCCGGTCAGCAAGGGAGGCGACAGCATCGGCGGCATGATCCATGTTGAATCGGCAACCGCCGCTCTATGCTGTTGA
- a CDS encoding TonB-dependent receptor domain-containing protein: MLNRQPPLYAVDDQLRTEGVVSSYYRSKNHAAGASFGATVASRNLSLGVTASIDHADDYRDGNGNKITSTYYEARNFGLTLGARSENHRLTLKAGHQYIPGQGFVNQWMDMLVNNSSFVNLGYHGSFDWGAIDATGYWQNTWHKMDSGDDKLPIALAPPVSMPYMPMITRGVSVGYTLKTGINLSDDDILRVGNEFHRFSLNDYWPPVEGYPSMWPETFLNINHGHRDRYAIFAEWEGKVSTDMTAILGVRNEQVRMDTGDVQGYSGAAMYSTPAAAFNAADHAKSDSNWDFSALLKFEPDAASTYELGYSRKTRSPNLYERYAWCTTWMTSGMLGWFGDGNGYVGNLNLRPEIAHTISVSGTWRDAERNAWQLKITPYFTYVHDYIDVKKIGEKTFPAPGNEVRNILQFTNINAELYGINVSGSVALWNSEGFGNGRLNGTLGYVHGIDIANGDSLYHMMPFNARLSLEQKLSGFTNTFEMELVSTKSKTDPLRFEPRTSGYVLVNIGTAYEYKNLRVDVGVTNLFDRFYYLPLGGINYDDFLASKKSTAFEPLAGMGRSFNVAFTQKF; this comes from the coding sequence ATGTTGAATCGGCAACCGCCGCTCTATGCTGTTGATGACCAGCTCCGAACCGAGGGCGTTGTCTCCTCTTATTACCGAAGCAAGAACCATGCCGCCGGAGCTTCGTTTGGCGCTACCGTGGCCAGCAGGAACCTGAGCCTCGGCGTTACGGCCTCGATCGATCACGCCGATGATTACCGCGACGGGAACGGGAACAAGATCACCTCCACCTATTACGAGGCGCGAAATTTCGGTTTGACCCTCGGGGCCAGGTCAGAAAATCATCGCCTGACGCTCAAAGCGGGTCACCAGTACATTCCGGGCCAGGGGTTCGTCAACCAGTGGATGGACATGCTCGTGAACAACTCCTCTTTCGTCAATCTCGGCTATCACGGAAGTTTTGACTGGGGCGCGATCGACGCTACCGGCTACTGGCAGAACACCTGGCACAAAATGGACTCCGGTGACGACAAGCTACCAATCGCGCTTGCTCCGCCGGTGAGCATGCCCTACATGCCGATGATAACCCGAGGTGTTTCTGTCGGTTATACCCTCAAGACGGGAATCAACCTTTCCGATGACGACATCCTCAGAGTCGGCAACGAGTTCCACCGGTTCAGCCTGAACGACTACTGGCCGCCCGTGGAGGGCTATCCTTCGATGTGGCCGGAAACGTTCCTGAACATCAACCACGGCCATCGCGATCGTTACGCTATTTTCGCGGAGTGGGAAGGGAAAGTATCCACCGACATGACGGCAATTCTCGGTGTGCGCAACGAGCAGGTGCGGATGGACACCGGTGACGTGCAGGGCTATTCGGGTGCTGCGATGTATTCAACACCTGCCGCTGCTTTCAATGCAGCGGATCATGCAAAGAGCGACAGCAACTGGGATTTCAGCGCACTGCTGAAGTTCGAGCCGGATGCTGCTTCGACTTATGAACTCGGTTATTCGCGCAAGACCCGCTCGCCCAATCTCTACGAGCGCTATGCCTGGTGCACCACCTGGATGACCAGCGGGATGCTGGGCTGGTTCGGCGACGGCAACGGGTATGTGGGCAATCTGAACCTCAGGCCGGAAATCGCCCACACGATCAGCGTGTCCGGGACGTGGCGCGATGCGGAGCGCAATGCGTGGCAACTGAAGATCACGCCGTACTTCACGTATGTGCATGATTACATCGATGTGAAGAAAATCGGAGAAAAAACCTTTCCTGCCCCCGGCAATGAGGTGCGCAACATCCTTCAGTTTACCAACATCAATGCCGAACTTTACGGTATCAATGTCTCGGGTTCGGTGGCACTCTGGAATAGCGAAGGGTTTGGCAACGGACGGCTTAACGGAACGCTCGGCTACGTTCATGGCATCGACATCGCAAATGGCGACAGCCTCTATCACATGATGCCGTTCAATGCCCGGTTGTCGCTGGAACAGAAACTTTCGGGCTTCACCAACACCTTTGAGATGGAGCTGGTATCGACGAAGAGCAAAACTGATCCGCTCCGGTTCGAGCCGCGAACGTCGGGCTATGTGCTGGTCAACATCGGCACGGCCTACGAGTACAAGAACCTGAGGGTCGATGTCGGAGTAACGAATCTGTTCGACAGGTTCTACTATCTCCCGCTGGGCGGCATCAATTACGATGATTTTCTTGCGAGCAAGAAGAGTACCGCATTCGAGCCGCTTGCCGGAATGGGACGTTCATTCAACGTAGCATTCACCCAGAAGTTCTGA
- a CDS encoding TlpA family protein disulfide reductase, whose amino-acid sequence MKRFTLNTCRATLFTLMLSLGLSANAHAFEKGDKAADFSLPGKQGTVKLSDKAGSVVYLDFWASWCGPCRQSFPWMNEMQTKYKAKGFQVVAVNLDAKTDAAVKFLAQVPADFTVAFDSKGQMPRVYGVKGMPTSFLIDRNGMILLQHAGFSSSDKAELERQIQAALGVK is encoded by the coding sequence ATGAAGCGATTCACACTCAACACATGCAGGGCGACACTTTTTACCCTTATGCTCTCCTTGGGCCTGAGTGCCAATGCTCACGCATTTGAAAAAGGAGACAAAGCCGCGGATTTTTCGTTACCCGGCAAACAGGGGACGGTAAAGCTTTCGGACAAGGCGGGATCGGTGGTCTATCTCGATTTCTGGGCTTCGTGGTGCGGGCCGTGCCGCCAGTCGTTCCCGTGGATGAACGAGATGCAGACGAAGTATAAAGCCAAGGGCTTTCAGGTCGTCGCCGTCAACCTCGACGCCAAAACCGACGCCGCCGTGAAGTTCCTTGCGCAGGTACCTGCGGATTTTACCGTAGCGTTCGACTCGAAGGGGCAGATGCCTCGCGTGTACGGCGTGAAGGGTATGCCGACCAGTTTTCTGATCGACAGGAACGGTATGATTCTGTTACAGCACGCCGGATTCAGCTCCTCTGACAAGGCGGAGCTTGAGCGCCAGATTCAGGCGGCGCTGGGAGTCAAGTGA